From Ptychodera flava strain L36383 chromosome 2, AS_Pfla_20210202, whole genome shotgun sequence, the proteins below share one genomic window:
- the LOC139151963 gene encoding phosphonoacetaldehyde hydrolase-like, with translation MPMAQMISKKQRLNMFTAKGEWSNRKMEYRSERRYIGKVKAVVFDWAGTVVDCGVFAPALTFVQIFTKEGVPITDEEARGPMGTHKRVHIQKILENEGVKGRWISVHGKPPTEGDIDRMYKEFVPMQLSCLADYSNVITGVVETVQKLKDDGIKIGSTTGYPSAIVDVLKPIAAKQGYAPDCYVAADEVPQSRPCPYMVWLNGIKLDVHPIEAIVKVDDTVDGVREGITAGCWSVGVAKTGNYVAASESELHSMDPVELNRRLKRAYDILIDSGAHYVIDTVMDLPSVIEDINRRLSRGEKP, from the exons ATGCCTATGGCGCAGATGATTTCAAAAAAGCAAAGACTTAACATGTTTACAGCTAAAG GTGAATGGTCCAATCGTAAAATGGAATATCGAAGTGAACGACGATACATCGGCAAAGTGAAAGCTGTAGTGTTTGACTGGGCTGGCACTGTAGTAGACTGTGGTGTATTTGCCCCAGCATTGACATTTGTGCAAATATTCACCAAAGAAGGGGTACCAATTACTGATGAAGAAGCTAGGGGGCCTATGGGTACACACAAACGG GTACATATACAGAAAATCTTAGAAAATGAAGGGGTCAAAGGTCGTTGGATATCTGTGCATGGAAAACCCCCAACTGAAGGAGACATTGATAGAATGTACAAAGAATTTGTACCTATGCAACTCTCATGTCTTGCTGATTATTCAAATGTCATAACAG gGGTTGTTGAGACTgtacaaaaattgaaagatgACGGTATCAAGATTGGATCAACGACAGGATATCCATCTGCCATTGTTGATGTGTTAAAACCAATTGCCGCAAAGCAAGGCTATGCACCAGATTGCTATGTAGCAGCTGATGAAGTACCACAATCAAGGccatgcccatatatggtatgGCTGAATGGAATTAAACTAGATGTTCATCCAATAGAAGCCATTGTCAAG GTTGATGACACAGTTGATGGTGTCAGAGAAGGCATAACTGCTGGATGTTGGAGTGTAGGAGTTGCTAAAACT GGTAACTATGTTGCAGCATCAGAATCTGAGTTGCATAGTATGGATCCTGTAGAATTGAACCGAAGATTAAAACGTGCCTACGACATCTTGATAGATTCTGGAGCACATTATGTCATCGATACAGTCATGGATCTTCCAAGTGTCATTGAAGACATCAATCGGAGGCTGAGCAGAGGAGAGAAACCATGA